A single genomic interval of Croceibacter atlanticus HTCC2559 harbors:
- the hppD gene encoding 4-hydroxyphenylpyruvate dioxygenase, which translates to MIDNKTPELEKVIEGAEDFLPLLGTDFVELYVGNAKQAAYYYQTAWGFEPIAYSGLETGRKDSVSYVLQQGKIRLVLTSSLQPGGTINDHISDHGDGVKVVALWVDDATKSHEETTKRGAQSYMEPYTVEDEYGKVVLSGIHTYGETVHVFVERKNYEGVFLPGYKPYKPNYSTNNVGLKYIDHMVGNVGWNEMNKWCEFYAKVMGFAQMVSFDDKDISTDYTALMSKVMSNGNGRIKFPINEPAEGKKKSQIEEYIDFYNGAGVQHIALATDNIIETVTNLRDQGVEFLYVPETYYDTVLDRVGEIDEDLAPLKDLGILIDRDDEGYLLQIFTKPVLDRPTMFFEIIQRKGAQSFGKGNFKALFEAIEREQDLRGTL; encoded by the coding sequence CTTTACGTAGGTAATGCAAAACAAGCAGCATATTATTACCAGACTGCTTGGGGTTTTGAGCCAATAGCATATTCTGGACTTGAAACTGGTCGCAAAGACAGTGTTTCTTATGTTTTACAGCAAGGAAAAATAAGACTTGTACTTACATCTTCACTACAACCTGGCGGTACTATTAATGATCATATAAGTGATCACGGCGACGGTGTAAAAGTTGTTGCACTTTGGGTAGACGATGCCACAAAAAGCCACGAAGAAACTACTAAACGTGGAGCACAATCATATATGGAACCTTACACCGTAGAAGATGAATACGGGAAAGTTGTTCTTTCTGGAATACACACTTATGGAGAGACTGTTCACGTATTTGTAGAGCGTAAAAATTACGAAGGTGTCTTTTTACCAGGTTACAAACCTTACAAACCAAACTACAGCACTAATAATGTAGGTCTAAAGTATATAGACCATATGGTTGGTAATGTAGGCTGGAATGAAATGAACAAATGGTGTGAGTTTTACGCAAAAGTAATGGGCTTTGCACAAATGGTTTCGTTTGATGATAAAGATATTTCTACCGATTATACAGCCTTAATGAGTAAGGTAATGAGTAATGGAAACGGTAGGATTAAATTTCCAATTAATGAGCCTGCTGAAGGAAAGAAGAAGTCTCAAATTGAAGAGTATATAGACTTTTACAATGGTGCAGGCGTACAACATATTGCATTAGCAACAGATAATATTATTGAAACTGTTACAAACTTGAGAGATCAAGGTGTAGAGTTCTTATACGTACCAGAAACTTATTATGACACCGTTTTAGATCGTGTTGGTGAAATTGACGAAGATCTTGCACCATTAAAAGATTTAGGAATACTAATAGATAGAGATGATGAAGGCTATTTATTGCAAATCTTCACTAAACCAGTTCTAGACAGACCAACAATGTTTTTTGAAATCATACAGCGAAAAGGAGCACAATCTTTTGGAAAAGGAAACTTTAAAGCGCTGTTTGAAGCGATAGAACGCGAGCAAGATCTTAGAGGAACTTTATAA